In Terriglobales bacterium, one genomic interval encodes:
- a CDS encoding tetratricopeptide repeat protein: MKNLRLIATLLLCGAAALAQTSNDDLIKQARKLNSEGHQDQALALYQQVLKADPNSYQANLGAGAVLDLDGKYDEARRYLAKALEVAPPESKTQASRNMAFSYAFEGKAAEAAKYEQPLYDDDIAKENFAGAGEVANELARIYLESGDLENAQSWYAKGHQAGLKQKDTKPAGIDLWNFRWEHAQARIAARRGNRAEAQKHVAAAKAILDKGTNPEQAPFFPYLEGYVAYYLGDSKAAIASLQKADQRDPFILVLLAQAYEKSGEKEQAIEYYKKVLQVNGHNPTNAFARPIAKKKLS, translated from the coding sequence ATGAAAAACCTACGACTGATTGCCACGCTTCTTCTCTGCGGCGCCGCCGCCCTGGCGCAAACCAGTAATGACGACCTGATCAAGCAGGCGCGCAAGCTCAACAGCGAAGGCCACCAGGACCAGGCACTCGCGCTCTACCAGCAGGTGCTGAAGGCCGATCCGAATTCCTACCAGGCCAATTTGGGAGCGGGCGCGGTGCTCGATCTCGACGGCAAGTACGATGAGGCACGCCGTTACCTTGCCAAGGCGCTCGAAGTCGCACCGCCCGAGTCCAAGACACAGGCTTCGCGCAACATGGCGTTTTCCTACGCGTTCGAGGGCAAAGCCGCCGAGGCTGCGAAATACGAACAACCGTTGTACGACGACGACATCGCCAAGGAAAATTTCGCCGGCGCCGGCGAAGTTGCCAACGAGCTGGCGCGTATTTACCTGGAGTCTGGCGACCTCGAAAACGCCCAGTCGTGGTACGCAAAAGGACACCAGGCCGGGCTGAAACAGAAAGACACCAAGCCCGCCGGCATAGACTTGTGGAATTTCCGCTGGGAGCACGCGCAGGCGCGCATCGCTGCCCGCCGGGGCAATCGCGCCGAAGCGCAAAAGCATGTCGCGGCCGCAAAGGCGATCCTCGACAAGGGCACCAACCCCGAGCAGGCGCCGTTTTTCCCCTACCTGGAGGGCTACGTGGCCTACTATCTCGGCGACAGCAAGGCTGCGATCGCGAGCCTGCAGAAGGCGGACCAGCGCGATCCGTTCATTCTGGTGCTGCTGGCGCAAGCCTACGAAAAATCAGGCGAAAAAGAGCAAGCCATCGAGTATTACAAGAAGGTCCTGCAGGTGAATGGTCACAATCCGACGAATGCCTTCGCGCGCCCGATTGCGAAGAAAAAGTTGTCGTGA
- a CDS encoding STAS domain-containing protein: protein MDIDVRKFGKVYSIRLKGQLKLGEAVDELRSALEGIVAESSYFVVLNMTEVPMADSSGVGVLVRYQSSLKQKGGALKLVNPSKLVSQTLKILGLLNVFEVFQDENAAVQSFSSETAATAT, encoded by the coding sequence GTGGACATCGACGTTCGCAAGTTCGGCAAGGTATACAGCATCCGGCTCAAAGGACAATTGAAGCTGGGAGAAGCCGTGGATGAGCTGCGCTCCGCCTTGGAGGGCATAGTGGCCGAGTCCAGCTATTTCGTGGTACTGAACATGACCGAGGTGCCGATGGCCGACTCCAGCGGTGTCGGCGTGCTGGTCCGCTACCAGTCTTCTCTCAAGCAGAAGGGCGGCGCGCTGAAGCTGGTCAATCCTTCCAAGCTGGTCTCGCAAACCCTGAAAATTTTGGGCTTGCTGAACGTTTTCGAGGTCTTCCAGGATGAAAACGCGGCGGTGCAATCGTTCAGCTCCGAGACCGCCGCGACTGCGACCTAG